GGGGGTGACGTCGCGTCACCTCCCGGATCGGATTCGTGACGGCCGACTTGACGGGGCTTGCCCCCGTTTCCTACGTTGCGCGTATCTTGCGAAAAGATTTTCTCCCCAGCCTGGGGCGCGCCACCACCCGGCGCGCCCTGCTCTTCGGCGGCGCCGCGTCGGCCGCGCTGATCGCCACCCCGGGCATCGCCGGCCCGCTCCGGCCGGCCCGCGCCCAGCAACGCTGGACCGGCACGTGGAGCACCGGGACCACGGCCACGCCGAGCCGGGAACCGCTGCTGCCGGCCGACCGGACCGTCCGCCAGGTGGTGCACCTGAGCCTGGGTGGCACCCAGCCCCGCCTCACCCTGTCCAACGAGTTCGGCACCACCCCGGTACGCCTCGGCGAGATCTGGACCGGGCTGCGCGCCGGCGGCCCGGACAGCACCGCGATGCGCCCGGCCACGATCCGCCGGGTCACCTTCGACGGCCGCGCCGACGCCCTGCTCCCGGCCGGCGGCACCCTGCACAGCGACCCGGTCCCGGACCTCACCCTGCCGCCCGGCGCCGACCTGGTGATCAGCTACCACCTGCCCGACCGGACCCGGATCGGCACCGTCGGCACCCACGCCTACCAGCGCAACCGGATCGTGCCGGGCAACGCGGCCGCCGCGCCCGACCCGTCCGGCGGCGTGGTCGACACCCGGTACCTGCTGCTCGGCGGGGTCAGCGTGCGCACCGCCGGGCCGAGCGCCGCGGTCGTCGCGTTCGGCGACTCGATCACCTGCGGCGCGGTCACCACGCTCGGCGCCAACCGTCGCTGGCCGGACCGGCTGGCCGCCCGGATCCGCGCGGCCGGCCTGCCGCTCGGCGTGCTGAACACCGGCATCAACGCCAACCGGCTGCTGGCCGGCCCGGACATCCCGGCCCCGCCCGGCGGGGGCGGCTCCGGCGCGGGCGGGACGACCGGCGCGCTCGCCAACGTCAGCATCGGCGCGGCCGGGCTGCGCCGGCTCGGCCGGGACGCGCTGGACCAGCCCGGCGCCCGGTACCTGATCACCCTGATCGGGATCAACGACATCGGGCACGGCACCCCGGCGCCGCCGCTGATCGCCGGGCACCTGGAGCTGATCTCCCGGGCCCGGCAGGCCGGGTTCACCGTGCTCGGCGGCACCCTGCTGCCGATCGGCGGCAGCGGCCACGATGCCCCGGCGCACCGGATCGCCCGGAGCACGCTCAACGAGTGGATCCGGGACAGCGGCGAGTACGACGCGGTGATCGACTTCGACGCCGCGGTCCGCGACGGCGGCTCCCCGGAACGGCTGTGGCGCGGTTACGACAGCGGCGACCACCTGCACCCGAACGACGCCGGGATGCTGGCCCTGGCCTCGGCGGTCCCGCTGGCGCTGCTCCGCTGACCGGCGGGACCGCCCACGGCCCCCCGTGGCCCGTGGACGCCGAACCATCCTGCCCAAGATCGTTTGCAAAACCCTTGCACCTGGGGGATCGTTCTCCCCAACGGTAAGGAATCTTGGCGGGGGAACATGCGGTGGCGGCTGCTGGGACCGGTTCGCCTGGTCACCGACGAGGGCGTCGAGGTCGACCCGGGCACCGGCAAACAGCTCTGTCTGCTCGCCGCGCTGCTGCTCACCCCCGGCCAGGTGGTCCCGGCCGGGGTGCTGATCGACCGGGTGTGGGGTGGCACGCCGCCGCGCTCCGGGACGCCGCTGGCGCCGTACGCCACCCGCCTGCGCCGCGTCCTCGACCCGCTGATCGGCCCGGACACGCTGCGCTGGACCGCCGGCGGCTACCTGCTCGACGTCCCGCCCGAGCAGGTCGACCTCTACCGGGCCCGGCGCCTGATCCACCACGCCCGCTCCGCCGCCGGGGACGGTGACCACCAGCGGGCCGGTGAGCTGCTGATGCACGCCCTGGACGGCTGGGAGCCGGTCACCCTGGCCGGCGTTCCCGGCGCCTGGGCCGACCGGGTCCGGACCGGCCTGACCCGCGAGTTCCTGGACGCGCTCGCCCAGCTCGGCCGGGCCGGGCTCCAGGTCGGCCGGGCCGGCGAGGTGGCCGAGCGGCTCGCCCCGTTCGTCGCCGAGCACCCGACCGCCGAGGACCTGGCGGCGGTGCTGATGACCGCGCTCGCCGAGGCCGGCCGCCCGGCGCAGGCCCTGGAGGCGTTCGCCCGCACCCGCGGCGCCGTCGCCGACGAACTCGGCGCCGCACCCGGCCCGGAGCTCACCGAGCTGCACACCCGGATCCTGCGCGCCCCGGCCGGCGGGCGGGTCACCCCGGCCCAGCTGCCCGCCCCGGCACCCGGCTTCACCGGCCGGGCCGCCGAGCTGGCGACGCTGGACCAGCGGCAACGGCTCACCGTGGTCACCGGGCCGCCGGGTGTCGGCAAGTCCGCGCTCGCCGTGCACTGGGGCCATCGCGCCCGCTTCCCGGACGGGCAGCTCTACCTCGACCTGCGCGGCTTCGACCGGTGCGCCACCGCGATGGGCGCCGAGGAGGCGGCCGGCGACCTGATCGTCTCGCTCGACCCGGGCCGCCCGGTCCCGCCCGGCCCGGCCGCCCGCTCCGGTCTGCTGCGCAGCCTGCTCGCCGGCCGCCGGGCGCTGCTGCTGCTCGACAACGCCCGGGACGCCGAGCACGTCCGGCCGCTGCTGCCCGGCGCGCCCGGCCCCACCGTCGTGGTGACCAGCCGGGACCGGCTCACCGGCCTGATCGCCTCGCACGGCGCGACCCCGATCACCCTGGACGCGCTCGACGACGCGCACGCCCGGCAGCTGCTCGCGAACCGGCTCGGTGACCGGCTCGCCGCCGAGCCCGCGGCCGGCGCGGCCCTGGCCGCGGCGACCGCCGGGCTGCCGCTGGCGCTGGTCACGGTGGCCGCCCGGGCGGCGCTGCGCCCCGGGCAGCCGCTCGCCGACCTGGCCGCCGAGCTGGCCGCGTCCCGCCTCGACGGGATGCGCAGCCCGGACGCGGCCACCGACCCGCGGACCGTGTTCTCCTGGTCCTACCGGGCGCTCAGCTCCGGCGCGGCGCGGCTGTTCCGGCTGATCGGCGCGGTCACCGACCCCGACCTGGACCTGGCCGCGGCGTCCGCGCTGGCCGGCGAGGACGTCACGGCCGAACTGGCCGAGCTGATCGCGGCCAGCCTGCTCACCGAGCGCCGGACGGGCCGCTGGATGATGCACGAGCTGCTCCGGGCGTACGCGGAGAGCCTGCTCAGCCCGGCCGAACGCGACCCCGCGCTGACCAGGCTGGCCCTCAGGACGTGAACCGCGCCGGATCGCCGGCGCCGACCCGGAGCACCTCCGGCTCACCCTCGGACAGGTCGATCACCGTGGTCGGCTCGGTGCCGCACTCGCCGGAGTCGACCACCGCGTCGACCGCGTGGTCGAGCGCCTCCTTGATCTCCCAGCCCTGTGTCATCGGCTCCGGCTCGCCGGGCAGCAGCAGCGTGCTGGAGACCAGCGGCTCACCCAACTCGGCCAGGATCGCCTGGGCCGTGGTGTGCGCGGTGATCCGCACCCCGACGGTCTTCTTCTTCGGGTGCAGCAGCCGGCGCGGCACCTCCTTGGTGGCCGGCAGGATGAACGTGTACGGCCCCGGCGTGCTCGCCTTCACCGCCCGGAACAGCGCGTTGTTGATCTGCACGAACTGCCCGAGCTGCGCGAAGTCGTGACACATCAGCGTGAAGTGGTGCCGGTCGTCCAGGTGCCGGATCGCCCGGATCCGGTCCAGCCCGTCCTTGTTGCCCATCCGGCTCCCGAGCGCGAAGCACGAGTCGGTCGGATAGGCGATCAGTCCGTCCTCCCGGATCACCCCCACGATCTGCTGGATGCTGCGGGGTTGCGGATTGTCCGGGTGCACGTCGAAGTACTTCGCCACTCTCGGCAGCTTATGCCTGCCCGGCCGGACCGTAGGGTCAGGGGCATGGAGATCGTCCGCCGCCCCGCCGTCCGCATCGTCTGTTTCGACGCCGACGGCCGCGTCCTGCTGCTGAACTGGGAGGATCCCACCGACGGCCACCGCCTCTGGGAGCCGCCCGGCGGCGGCATCGACCCGGGTGAGACGCCGCTCGAGGCCGCCCGCCGCGAGCTGACCGAGGAGACCGGCCTGGACCCGGAGGCGATCGACCCGGAGTTCGTCGTGGTCGAGCGGGAGTGCGTGTGGAAGGGCCGCCGCATGATCGGCCCCGAGCAGTTCTTCACCGCCCGCTTCGCCGAGCCCACCCCGGCGATCGGCCGCGACGGCCTGCTCCCCTACGAGCGGGCGGAGTTGGTCGGCGTCGCCTGGGTCCACCCGGACGACTTCGCCGGCCTGCCCGACGTCCTGGAGCCTCCGTCGCTGCCCGGGCTCTGCCGCGCTCTCGCGTACCGGAAACCGGTCTGACCCGGGGCGGGCGGCGGACGCCGCGGCAGACGCGTACCGGAAACCGGTCTGACCGGAAGCGGGCGGCGGACGCCGCGGCAGACGCGTACCGGAAACCGGTCTGACCGGGAGCGGGCGGCGGACGCCGCGGCAGACGCGTCCCCGCTCAGCCGGAGCGGGACTCCAGGGCGTGGATCACCGCGGCCATGTCCTGGTCCGCGTGTCCGCCGGCCGAGGTCTCCGCGTAAAGCTCCAGGCAGGTGTCAAGCAGCGGCGAGGAGATGCCGGCCGTCTCGGCGGCCTCGACGATCAGGTGGTTGTTGTAGAGCACGTCGCGGATCGAGGCCTGCACCGAGAAGTCGCGGTCGAGCAGCTTGCGCGCCTTCATCCGGGAGACCGGGCTGGCCATCGGGCCGGCGTCCAGCGCGGCCAGCAGGGTGCCCCGGTCCAGGTGGTGGCGGTCGGCGAAGTGGAACGACTCGGCCAGCCCGGTCACCATGCTGATCAGGAAGGTGTTGACGGACAGCTTCATCAGCAGGCCGTTGGGCACCGGGCCGCACCGGACGGTCTCCCGGCACATCGGCGCCAGCAGCGGCGCGACCCGGTCGACGTCCTGATCGGTTCCGGCCAGCATGGCGACCAGCTGGGCGGTCTCGGCGGGCACCCGGGACCCGGACACCGGAGCCTCGACGTAGTGGCCGCCGGCGTCCCGGACCTGCTCCTCCAGCCCGCGGGACCAGGCCGGCGCGGTGGTGCCCATGTGCACCAGGGTGCGCCCGGCGACCATCGGCGCGAAGCCGGGCGCGTCGCGGTCCAGCACCCGGTCGGCGACCTGGTCGTCGGCCAGCATCATCAGCACCACGTCGGCGCCCGCGAACACGTCGGCGGCCTCGGCCGCGACGGCGGCCCCGGCCGCCCGCAACGCCTCGGCGGCCGCCGGCGAGCGATTCCAGACCAGCAGGTCTGTCCCGGCCCGGGCCAGGTTGAGCGCCATCGGCCGGCCCATCACGCCCAGCCCGAGAAATCCCACCGTCACCCAGCTCACGCTAGTGGTCACCGAGGGTGCGCGAGGGGTCCAATCGGGGAAGCGTGGCGGCTCGTCCGGATCCGGAGAATGCTGTGCCCATGGAGACGGAACTTTTCATCGGCGGCAAGTGGGTGGGCGCGACCTCGGGGAGCCGGTTCGACGTGCTCGATCCGGCGACCGGCGACACGATCGCCACGGTCGCCGACGGTGCGGAGGTGGACGCGATCGCCGCGGTGGACGCGGCGGCGGCCGCGGGCCCGGGCTGGGCCGCGACACCCCCTCGGGTACGCGGTGAGGTGCTCCGCAAGGCGTTCGAGCTGATGACCGAGCGCGCCGCCGAGCTGGCGAAACTGATCAGCCTGGAGAACGGCAAGGCGCTCACCGACGCGAAGGGCGAGGTCACCTACGCGGCCGAGTTCTTCCGCTGGTTCGCCGAGGAGGCCGTGCGCATCGACGGCAACGTGACCACCGCGCCGGGCGGCACCAACCGGATCCTGGTGACCCGGCAGCCGGTCGGCGTCTGTGTGCTGGTCACCCCGTGGAACTTCCCGGCCGCGATGGCCACCCGCAAGATCGGCCCGGCGCTCGCCGCCGGCTGCACGGTCATCCTCAAGCCGGCCAGTGACACCCCGCTCACCGCGCTCGCGATGGCCGGCATCCTGGCCGAGGCCGGCGTCCCCGAGGGTGTGGTGAACGTGCTGCCCTCGCGCAGCTCCGGCAAGGTCGTCTCGACCATGCTGCGCGACGCCCGGGTCCGCAAGATCTCCTTCACCGGCTCCACCGAGGTCGGCCGGATCCTGCTCGCCCAGGCCGCGGAGAACGTCGTGAACACCTCGATGGAGCTGGGTGGCAACGCCCCGTTCGTGGTCTTCGGCGACGCCGACCTGGACGCCGCGATCGAGGGCGCGATGCTCGCCAAGATGCGCAACGGCGGGGAGGCGTGCACCGCGGCGAACCGGTTCTTCGTCGAGGCGGGCGTGGCCGACGAGTTCGCCCACCGGCTCGCCCAGCGGATGTCCGCGCTGGTGGTCGGTCCGGGCACGGACGAGAAGACCCAGGTCGGCCCGCTGGTCAACGAGGACACCGTGGCGAAGGTCGACGAGTTGGTGAAAGGCGCGCTGGCCGACGGGGCGGAGGCGGTCACCGGCGGCAGCCGGCCGGCCGGGCCGGGCTTCTACTACCCGCCGACCGTGCTCACCGGTGTCGGCGCCGACGCGGCCATCCTGCGCGAGGAGATCTTCGGACCGGTCGCCCCGATCGTCACCTTCACCAGTGAGGACGAGGCGGTCCGGCTGGCCAACGACACCGAGTACGGCCTGGTCGCCTACGTCTACACCGGTGACCTGGCGCGCGGCCTGCGGGTCAGCGAGCGGATCGAGGCCGGCATGGTCGGGCTGAACCGTGGGCTGGTCAGCGACCCGGCCGCCCCGTTCGGCGGGGTGAAGCAGAGCGGCATCGGCCGGGAGGGCGGCCACGAGGGCCTGCTGGAGTACCTGGAGTCCAAATACATCGCCGTGAACTGGTAGTTCGCACCATCTGAAAAGGCGGCCACACGGCCGCCTTTTCTCTGTGCCTATTGTACTAGGTAACTAGTGAAATGGAGGTGGTGAGGTGATCGAGTTTCACCTGGACGCCCGGTCCGGGGTCGCGCCCTACATGCAGCTCATCCAGCAGGTGCGGCACGCGCTCCGGCTGGGTGTGCTCAAGGAGGGCGACAAGCTGCCCACCGTCAAGGAGGTGGTGGCCCGGATCGCGATCAACCCGAACACGGTGTCCAAGGCGTACCGGGAGCTGGAGTACGCGGGGCTGGTCGCCGCCCGGCCCGGCGTGGGCACGTTCGTCACGAAGACGCTCGGCTCGCCCGGCGAGCACGAGCCGCTGCGGCACAGCTTGCAGCGGTGGCTCGGCGAGGCGCGGGAGGCCGGCCTCGACAACGAGAGCATCGAGGCCCTCTTTCTCAGTACTTTTCGGGATTTTTCGGAGGCGCGGGCATGACTAGCGCACTGCACGCCGAGGGGCTGACCAAACGGTACGGACGGCGTACCGCCCTGTCCGGCTGCACCCTCGACATCCCGGCCGGCCACGTCGCCGGCCTGGTCGGCCCGAACGGGGCCGGCAAGTCCACGCTGCTCCAGCTCGCCTGCGGGCTCCTCGATCCGACCGCGGGGCGGATCGACGTGCTCGGGCGCAAGCCGGTCAGCGGCTCGCCCCGGGTCGGCTTCGTCGCCCAGGACACCCCGGTCTACGCCGGCCTCACCGTCGCCTAGCACCTCAAGCTCGGCGCCCGGCTGAACCCGGGCTGGGACGACGGGCTCGCCCGGCGGCGGATCGAGCAGGTCGGCCTGGACCCGGCGCAGAAGGCCGGCAAGCTCTCCGGCGGCCAGCGCGCCCAGCTGGCGCTGACCGTGGCCGCGGCCAAGCACCCCGAGCTGCTGCTGCTCGACGAGCCGGTGGCCGCGCTCGACCCCCTGGCGCGGCGCGCCTTCCTCCAGGGCCTGATGGAGCTGACCGCCGAGCACGGGATGAGCATCCTGATGTCCTCGCACCTGGTCGCCGACCTGGAGCGGGTCTGTGACCACCTGATCGTCCTGGTCGGCTCCCGGGTGCGGGTGGCCGGTGACGTGGAGGAACTGCTCGCCAGCCATCACCGGCTGGTCGGCCCGCGGCGCTCGGCCGAGTCGCTCGGCGGCGGCCGGGACGTGATCGAGGCGAGCCACACCGATCGGCAGTCGACGCTGGTGGTGCGCAGCACCGCGCCGATCGACGACCCGTCCTGGCAGGTGGACCGGCTGAGCCTGGAGGACCTGGTGCTGACGTACATGGGCGCGGCCGCCCCGGCCGGCTCCCGGGTGCTGGAGGGACAGCGATGATCTGGTTGACCTGGCGGCAGTTCCGCACCCCGGCGCTGACCACCGGCGCGCTCCTGCTGGTGTTGCTGGCCGGCCTGGCGCTGACCTGGACGCAGGTGGGTGACCTGGCGTCCGCGGCGGGCTTCACCGGCTGCCGGGGCGACGCCTGCGAGGCCGCGGCGGACACGTTCCGCCAGTCCTTGCAGACCGGGTGGGTACGCCAGTTCTACAACGTCGGCATGGTGGCGATGGCCCTGCTGCCGGCGCTGCTCGGGATCTTCTGGGGCGCGCCGCTGGTGGCCCGGGAGCTGGAGACCGGCACATACCGGATGGTCTTCAGCCAGTCGGTCGGCCGGGGCCGCTGGCTGCTGGTCAAGCTGGCGCTCGGCGGGGCGGCGGCCGCGCTCGGCACCGGCCTGCTCAGCCTGGTGCTCAGCCGGTGGGCCCACCAGATCGACCTGGCCACCGGGGACCGGATCACCCCGTTGATCTTCCAGGCGCGCGGGATCGTGCCGGTCGGCTACGCGGTGCTGGCGTTCGTGATCGGGGTGACCGCCGGCCTGCTCCTGCGCCGGACCGTGACCGCGATGGTGGTGACCCTGCTGCTGGTCGCCGGCCTCCAGATCGCGATGCCGATGCTGGTGCGCCCCTGGCTGGCCCAGCCGGTCACCACGATCACCGCGCTGGACACGACGCAGCGGATGGGGATGGGGTTCGACATGAGCACCAAGGAGATGCGCCTGGAGCCGGTCCTGGAGATGCGGAACGCCTGGATCATGAAGAGTTCGGTCATCACCACGACCGGGGCGGAGTTCCGCGGCCCGGCGGACACCACCAAGTGCGGCCCGGATGCCCCCAACGATCGGCTGACCTGTCCGGAGTGGCTACGGGCGCAAAATCTCCGCACCAAGCTGACCTACGTGCCGGACGCGAAGTTCTGGACCGTTCAGTGGCGTGAGTTCGGCCTTCTGGTGGCCCTCGGCCTCGCCCTTTCGGCCTTCTCGCTGTGGTGGATCAGGCGCCGGTTGATCTGAGAGACGATTCACGGCGGCATGCGCGAGCGTGCCGCCGTGCCTTGTTGCGGCCCGGTTTCGCAGTTTCGGAAAAAGGAACTTGTCAATACCGTCCGTGATGCCTTGCCGGTGACGCGGGGCGAAGTGAATAATCTTGCACTCAGGCCTACACCCGATGTTGCGGCCGAGGCGCGTTGGCCGATACTTGGCGGGCTTCCCGGCAACCCCCCACGCAGGTCGGGATCCACCCCTGAGAGGACTTCTACTGCCATGCGCAAGGCACTGCTCGCACTTGTCGCCGCCGGCCTGATGACGTCGGTCACGCTTACGGCCTGTGACGACGGCGGGGACGGCGGTGACTCCGGCGACAGCAGCACCACGACGTCGAACGCGACCTCCTCGGGCAAGGGCAAGAACGGCGTCGGCGTGATCCTGCCGGACTCCAAGAGCTCCACCCGGTGGAAGAACGACGACCCGAAGTACCTCGAGGCCGCGTTCAAGAGCGCCAATGTGCCGTACGAGATCCAGAACGCCGAGGGCGACAAGGAGGCGTTCAAGGGGATCGCCGACGCCATGATCAGGAGTGGCGTCAAGGTCCTGATGATCGCGAACCTGGACTCGATCAGCGGCAAGGCCGTGATCGACAACGCCAAGTCGCACAAGATCCCGGTGATCGACTACGACCGGCTCACCCTCAACGGCGGCGCCGACTTCTACGTCAGCTTCAACAACGAGACGGTCGGCCAGATGCAGGCCCAGGGCCTGATCAACTGCCTGACCGCGCAGAAGGCGGACAGGCCGATCATCGCCGAGCTGAACGGCTCGCCGACCGACAACAACGCCACCC
Above is a genomic segment from Actinoplanes ianthinogenes containing:
- a CDS encoding GDSL-type esterase/lipase family protein; amino-acid sequence: MRKDFLPSLGRATTRRALLFGGAASAALIATPGIAGPLRPARAQQRWTGTWSTGTTATPSREPLLPADRTVRQVVHLSLGGTQPRLTLSNEFGTTPVRLGEIWTGLRAGGPDSTAMRPATIRRVTFDGRADALLPAGGTLHSDPVPDLTLPPGADLVISYHLPDRTRIGTVGTHAYQRNRIVPGNAAAAPDPSGGVVDTRYLLLGGVSVRTAGPSAAVVAFGDSITCGAVTTLGANRRWPDRLAARIRAAGLPLGVLNTGINANRLLAGPDIPAPPGGGGSGAGGTTGALANVSIGAAGLRRLGRDALDQPGARYLITLIGINDIGHGTPAPPLIAGHLELISRARQAGFTVLGGTLLPIGGSGHDAPAHRIARSTLNEWIRDSGEYDAVIDFDAAVRDGGSPERLWRGYDSGDHLHPNDAGMLALASAVPLALLR
- a CDS encoding AfsR/SARP family transcriptional regulator — protein: MRWRLLGPVRLVTDEGVEVDPGTGKQLCLLAALLLTPGQVVPAGVLIDRVWGGTPPRSGTPLAPYATRLRRVLDPLIGPDTLRWTAGGYLLDVPPEQVDLYRARRLIHHARSAAGDGDHQRAGELLMHALDGWEPVTLAGVPGAWADRVRTGLTREFLDALAQLGRAGLQVGRAGEVAERLAPFVAEHPTAEDLAAVLMTALAEAGRPAQALEAFARTRGAVADELGAAPGPELTELHTRILRAPAGGRVTPAQLPAPAPGFTGRAAELATLDQRQRLTVVTGPPGVGKSALAVHWGHRARFPDGQLYLDLRGFDRCATAMGAEEAAGDLIVSLDPGRPVPPGPAARSGLLRSLLAGRRALLLLDNARDAEHVRPLLPGAPGPTVVVTSRDRLTGLIASHGATPITLDALDDAHARQLLANRLGDRLAAEPAAGAALAAATAGLPLALVTVAARAALRPGQPLADLAAELAASRLDGMRSPDAATDPRTVFSWSYRALSSGAARLFRLIGAVTDPDLDLAAASALAGEDVTAELAELIAASLLTERRTGRWMMHELLRAYAESLLSPAERDPALTRLALRT
- a CDS encoding L-threonylcarbamoyladenylate synthase, which gives rise to MAKYFDVHPDNPQPRSIQQIVGVIREDGLIAYPTDSCFALGSRMGNKDGLDRIRAIRHLDDRHHFTLMCHDFAQLGQFVQINNALFRAVKASTPGPYTFILPATKEVPRRLLHPKKKTVGVRITAHTTAQAILAELGEPLVSSTLLLPGEPEPMTQGWEIKEALDHAVDAVVDSGECGTEPTTVIDLSEGEPEVLRVGAGDPARFTS
- a CDS encoding NUDIX hydrolase, whose product is MEIVRRPAVRIVCFDADGRVLLLNWEDPTDGHRLWEPPGGGIDPGETPLEAARRELTEETGLDPEAIDPEFVVVERECVWKGRRMIGPEQFFTARFAEPTPAIGRDGLLPYERAELVGVAWVHPDDFAGLPDVLEPPSLPGLCRALAYRKPV
- a CDS encoding NAD(P)-dependent oxidoreductase; this encodes MTVGFLGLGVMGRPMALNLARAGTDLLVWNRSPAAAEALRAAGAAVAAEAADVFAGADVVLMMLADDQVADRVLDRDAPGFAPMVAGRTLVHMGTTAPAWSRGLEEQVRDAGGHYVEAPVSGSRVPAETAQLVAMLAGTDQDVDRVAPLLAPMCRETVRCGPVPNGLLMKLSVNTFLISMVTGLAESFHFADRHHLDRGTLLAALDAGPMASPVSRMKARKLLDRDFSVQASIRDVLYNNHLIVEAAETAGISSPLLDTCLELYAETSAGGHADQDMAAVIHALESRSG
- a CDS encoding NAD-dependent succinate-semialdehyde dehydrogenase; the encoded protein is METELFIGGKWVGATSGSRFDVLDPATGDTIATVADGAEVDAIAAVDAAAAAGPGWAATPPRVRGEVLRKAFELMTERAAELAKLISLENGKALTDAKGEVTYAAEFFRWFAEEAVRIDGNVTTAPGGTNRILVTRQPVGVCVLVTPWNFPAAMATRKIGPALAAGCTVILKPASDTPLTALAMAGILAEAGVPEGVVNVLPSRSSGKVVSTMLRDARVRKISFTGSTEVGRILLAQAAENVVNTSMELGGNAPFVVFGDADLDAAIEGAMLAKMRNGGEACTAANRFFVEAGVADEFAHRLAQRMSALVVGPGTDEKTQVGPLVNEDTVAKVDELVKGALADGAEAVTGGSRPAGPGFYYPPTVLTGVGADAAILREEIFGPVAPIVTFTSEDEAVRLANDTEYGLVAYVYTGDLARGLRVSERIEAGMVGLNRGLVSDPAAPFGGVKQSGIGREGGHEGLLEYLESKYIAVNW
- a CDS encoding GntR family transcriptional regulator; translated protein: MIEFHLDARSGVAPYMQLIQQVRHALRLGVLKEGDKLPTVKEVVARIAINPNTVSKAYRELEYAGLVAARPGVGTFVTKTLGSPGEHEPLRHSLQRWLGEAREAGLDNESIEALFLSTFRDFSEARA
- a CDS encoding ABC transporter permease subunit, encoding MIWLTWRQFRTPALTTGALLLVLLAGLALTWTQVGDLASAAGFTGCRGDACEAAADTFRQSLQTGWVRQFYNVGMVAMALLPALLGIFWGAPLVARELETGTYRMVFSQSVGRGRWLLVKLALGGAAAALGTGLLSLVLSRWAHQIDLATGDRITPLIFQARGIVPVGYAVLAFVIGVTAGLLLRRTVTAMVVTLLLVAGLQIAMPMLVRPWLAQPVTTITALDTTQRMGMGFDMSTKEMRLEPVLEMRNAWIMKSSVITTTGAEFRGPADTTKCGPDAPNDRLTCPEWLRAQNLRTKLTYVPDAKFWTVQWREFGLLVALGLALSAFSLWWIRRRLI
- a CDS encoding sugar ABC transporter substrate-binding protein, encoding MRKALLALVAAGLMTSVTLTACDDGGDGGDSGDSSTTTSNATSSGKGKNGVGVILPDSKSSTRWKNDDPKYLEAAFKSANVPYEIQNAEGDKEAFKGIADAMIRSGVKVLMIANLDSISGKAVIDNAKSHKIPVIDYDRLTLNGGADFYVSFNNETVGQMQAQGLINCLTAQKADRPIIAELNGSPTDNNATLFKSGYDSVLQQQYDNNVYVKGPDQFVPDWDNDEGKEIFAQMLKQWPKVGGVLAANDGLGNAAIQVLKSKGLNGKVPVTGQDATVEGLQNIIAGDQCMTVYKSLKEEAGSAADLAISLVKGEKKTAKDKVKDPESGAYVASVLLQPKLITATNIMSEVVKDGFVTTKDICTAKFTRACKKYGLQAK